The DNA window TTTTTGGACGTTACCCCAAGTCGTTTAGCAACATCATTGATACCATAAACTCGGTCTGTGACTTGCTTAACTGCTTCAATCTTAAATTCTTCTGTATAGCGTTTGCCACTCATAATTAGCACCTCATGTTTAGTGTCATTTATAACACTATCAGG is part of the Candidatus Terasakiella magnetica genome and encodes:
- a CDS encoding transposase; translated protein: MSGKRYTEEFKIEAVKQVTDRVYGINDVAKRLGVTSK